Proteins encoded together in one Micromonospora auratinigra window:
- a CDS encoding ABC transporter substrate-binding protein has protein sequence MRRRQLLAVALAGAMATGVAACGDSPNANKKNGQAATVLNVGMPNGPQAENNNPFLTTSAAASLGYRWQIYEPLMMWNPVKPADPFKPWLATKAEWSPDYTSVKVTIRTDATWSDGQKVTAEDVAFTYNLVKKYPALNDQGVPYADATASGNDVTIRMESPQFVNQQKVLWRVPIVPKHIWEKISDPTTDTVKQPVGSGPYTLKSFTPASMTLSVRDKGYWQDLPKVKELRYTSYTDNSAQTTALANGESEWSFVFIPNYQAVFVAKDQQHHKVWAPAILGIHGLYLNTTKKPFDDPALRRAMNMVIDRADIFTTAEAGYFHPQVKSVTGLPSPAGDSFVAPDFKGQEHKVDVDGAKALLTGAGYKLEGNTLKDRTGKAVTIKLTDPAGWSDYQTSLEIVKDNLSKIGIAATIDKANQDAWFRNVEQGNFEATFRWTEGGATPYDIYRTVMDGRQLKPIGTASPAGNFGRFDNREATDALVAYAKATDDAARTTAMNTLQKIFVDQMPMIPVGADNIGGAYSTKNWTGWPDDANPYGAMQPTQPNAVDVVLHLKPANG, from the coding sequence ATGAGAAGAAGGCAACTCCTCGCCGTCGCGCTGGCCGGCGCGATGGCCACCGGCGTCGCCGCCTGCGGCGACAGCCCGAACGCCAACAAGAAGAACGGCCAGGCGGCCACGGTGCTGAACGTCGGCATGCCCAACGGCCCGCAGGCCGAGAACAACAACCCGTTCCTCACCACGTCCGCCGCGGCCTCGCTGGGCTACCGCTGGCAGATCTACGAGCCGCTGATGATGTGGAACCCGGTGAAGCCGGCCGACCCGTTCAAGCCGTGGCTGGCCACCAAGGCCGAGTGGTCGCCGGACTACACCTCGGTGAAGGTCACCATCCGGACGGACGCCACCTGGTCGGACGGGCAGAAGGTCACCGCCGAGGACGTGGCCTTCACCTACAACCTGGTGAAGAAGTACCCGGCGCTGAACGACCAGGGCGTGCCCTACGCGGACGCGACCGCCAGCGGAAACGACGTCACCATCAGGATGGAGAGCCCGCAGTTCGTCAACCAGCAGAAGGTGCTGTGGCGGGTGCCGATCGTGCCCAAGCACATCTGGGAGAAGATCAGCGACCCGACGACCGACACCGTCAAGCAGCCGGTCGGCAGCGGCCCGTACACCTTGAAGTCCTTCACCCCGGCCAGCATGACCCTGTCGGTCCGCGACAAGGGATACTGGCAGGACCTGCCCAAGGTCAAGGAACTGCGCTACACCTCCTACACGGACAACAGCGCGCAGACGACCGCGCTGGCCAACGGCGAGTCGGAGTGGAGCTTCGTCTTCATCCCCAACTACCAGGCCGTCTTCGTGGCCAAGGACCAGCAGCACCACAAGGTGTGGGCGCCGGCGATCCTCGGCATCCACGGCCTCTACCTCAACACCACGAAGAAGCCGTTCGACGACCCGGCGCTGCGCCGCGCCATGAACATGGTCATCGACCGCGCCGACATCTTCACCACGGCCGAGGCCGGCTACTTCCACCCGCAGGTGAAGAGCGTCACCGGCCTGCCCAGCCCGGCCGGTGACTCGTTCGTCGCACCCGACTTCAAGGGCCAGGAGCACAAGGTCGACGTCGACGGCGCCAAGGCGCTGCTGACCGGCGCCGGATACAAGCTGGAGGGCAACACCCTCAAGGACAGGACCGGCAAGGCCGTCACCATCAAGCTGACCGACCCGGCCGGCTGGTCCGACTACCAGACCAGCCTGGAGATCGTGAAGGACAACCTCTCGAAGATCGGCATCGCCGCCACGATCGACAAGGCCAACCAGGACGCCTGGTTCCGCAACGTCGAGCAGGGCAACTTCGAGGCGACCTTCCGGTGGACCGAGGGCGGCGCCACGCCGTACGACATCTACCGGACGGTCATGGACGGCCGGCAGCTCAAGCCGATCGGCACCGCCTCACCCGCCGGCAACTTCGGTCGCTTCGACAACCGGGAGGCGACCGACGCCCTGGTCGCCTACGCGAAGGCGACCGACGACGCCGCGCGCACCACCGCCATGAACACGCTGCAGAAGATCTTCGTCGACCAGATGCCGATGATCCCGGTCGGCGCGGACAACATCGGCGGCGCGTACAGCACGAAGAACTGGACCGGCTGGCCGGACGACGCGAACCCGTACGGCGCCATGCAGCCCACCCAGCCCAACGCGGTGGACGTGGTCCTGCACCTCAAGCCCGCCAACGGCTGA
- a CDS encoding ABC transporter ATP-binding protein, translated as MSDPVLEIRGLRVDYGLGDAAVHAVRDVDLTLHRGEVLGLAGESGSGKSTLAYGLTRLLPPPGVVSGGQVVYHPADGPPVDVLTLSPAQLRQFRWAETSIVFQGAMNSLNPVHKVSTQLLDVIKAHDPTSTAAARRDRARELLRLVGIAADRLDSYPHQLSGGMRQRVMIAMALALEPQVVIMDEPTTALDVVMQRQILGQLAELRERLGFAVLFITHDLSLLVEFSDRIAIMYGGRIVEEAPARQLYRRALHPYTDGLLHSFPALRGPRRELTGIPGSPPDLRAMPDGCAFHPRCPKAFDPCDTRLPALGPPGDDDPGRAVACWLHPAAAPLTR; from the coding sequence GTGAGTGATCCGGTGCTGGAGATCCGCGGGCTGCGGGTCGACTACGGGCTCGGCGACGCGGCGGTGCACGCCGTCCGTGACGTGGACCTGACCCTGCACCGCGGCGAGGTGCTGGGCCTGGCCGGGGAGAGCGGCAGCGGCAAGTCCACCCTGGCGTACGGGCTGACCCGACTGCTGCCGCCGCCCGGTGTGGTCAGCGGCGGCCAGGTGGTCTACCACCCGGCCGACGGCCCGCCGGTCGACGTGCTGACCCTCAGCCCGGCGCAGCTGCGGCAGTTCCGCTGGGCGGAGACGTCGATCGTCTTCCAGGGCGCCATGAACTCGCTGAACCCGGTGCACAAGGTCTCCACCCAGCTGCTCGACGTGATCAAGGCGCACGACCCGACCAGCACGGCGGCGGCCCGTCGGGACCGGGCCCGGGAGCTGCTGCGGCTGGTCGGCATCGCCGCCGACCGGCTGGACAGCTACCCGCACCAGCTCTCCGGCGGCATGCGGCAACGCGTCATGATCGCCATGGCGCTGGCCCTGGAGCCGCAGGTCGTCATCATGGACGAGCCGACCACCGCGTTGGACGTGGTGATGCAGCGCCAGATCCTGGGGCAGCTCGCCGAGCTGCGCGAACGGCTGGGCTTCGCGGTGCTGTTCATCACCCACGACCTGTCGCTGCTGGTGGAGTTCTCCGACCGCATCGCGATCATGTACGGCGGCCGGATCGTCGAGGAGGCGCCGGCCCGTCAGCTCTACCGGCGGGCGCTGCACCCGTACACCGACGGGCTGCTGCACTCCTTCCCCGCGTTGCGCGGCCCGCGCCGCGAGCTGACCGGCATCCCGGGCTCCCCGCCGGACCTGCGTGCCATGCCGGACGGGTGCGCGTTCCACCCGCGCTGTCCGAAGGCGTTCGACCCGTGCGACACCCGACTGCCGGCGCTGGGCCCGCCCGGCGACGACGATCCCGGCCGGGCCGTCGCCTGCTGGCTGCACCCGGCCGCCGCGCCGCTCACGCGCTGA
- a CDS encoding ABC transporter permease → MRFLLQRTAFYLFTAWAAITLNFFIPRLVPGDPVQALISRNQGRISADAIQSLRVLFGLDSHENTWQQYLDYWGQLLHGDLGLSFTFFPTPVSTVIGDSLPWTVGLVGITTIISFLLGTALGVGAGWRRGSWVDGLLPATTFLSSIPYFWLGLVAIAVFTGPGSFFPSSGGYEAGLVPAFDGYFIPSAIRHSVLPAATILVSSMSGWILSMRNMMVTVSSEDYITVAHAKGLSERRVALSYAARNALLPNVSGFALSLGFIVGGTLLVEIVFSYPGLGYQLFQAVGYKDYPLMQGIFLIITISVLVANLLADVAYLLLDPRTRKS, encoded by the coding sequence ATGAGATTCCTCCTGCAGCGCACGGCCTTCTACCTGTTCACGGCGTGGGCGGCCATCACGCTCAACTTCTTCATCCCGCGCCTCGTGCCGGGCGACCCGGTGCAGGCCCTCATCTCGCGCAACCAGGGCCGGATCAGCGCCGACGCCATCCAGTCGCTGCGCGTGCTGTTCGGGCTGGACTCGCACGAGAACACCTGGCAGCAGTACCTCGACTACTGGGGGCAGCTGCTCCACGGCGACCTCGGCCTGTCGTTCACCTTCTTCCCCACACCGGTGTCGACGGTGATCGGCGACAGCCTGCCGTGGACGGTCGGCCTGGTCGGCATCACCACGATCATCAGCTTCCTCCTCGGCACCGCGCTCGGCGTCGGCGCCGGGTGGCGGCGCGGCTCCTGGGTCGACGGGCTGCTGCCGGCCACCACGTTCCTGTCCTCGATCCCGTACTTCTGGCTGGGTCTCGTCGCCATCGCCGTGTTCACCGGGCCGGGGAGCTTCTTCCCCTCCTCCGGCGGCTACGAGGCGGGCCTCGTGCCGGCGTTCGACGGGTACTTCATCCCGAGCGCGATCAGACACAGCGTCCTGCCCGCCGCCACCATCCTGGTCTCCTCGATGAGCGGGTGGATCCTCAGCATGCGCAACATGATGGTGACCGTCTCCTCGGAGGACTACATCACCGTCGCCCACGCGAAGGGCCTGTCGGAGCGCCGGGTCGCCCTGAGCTACGCCGCCCGCAACGCGCTGCTGCCGAACGTCTCGGGATTCGCGCTGTCGCTCGGGTTCATCGTCGGCGGCACGCTGCTCGTGGAGATCGTGTTCTCCTACCCGGGCCTCGGATACCAGCTCTTCCAGGCGGTCGGCTACAAGGACTACCCGCTGATGCAGGGGATCTTCCTGATCATCACGATCTCCGTGCTGGTGGCGAACCTGCTCGCCGACGTCGCGTACCTGCTTCTCGACCCGCGGACCCGAAAGAGCTGA
- a CDS encoding FkbM family methyltransferase — MAGRRRVIEALTADPALTELRHSLVTYYGDPARDAAMDAFYADFVHPGDLVFDVGAHVGDRLASFRRLGARVVAVEPQPLCARVLRTLYGDDHQVTLLEAACAARAAPVRLHVNSANPTVSTVSPQFIAAAADAAGWAHETWDAEIGVAGTTLDHLVATYGTPAFVKIDVEGFEEAVLAGLTRPLPALSFEFTTIARDLALRCLDRATRLGFTGFSVALGDQMSLALPRRLPAAEVAAYLAALPYEVNSGDVYCTAPGG; from the coding sequence GTGGCCGGTCGACGCAGGGTGATCGAGGCGCTCACGGCGGACCCCGCCCTCACCGAGCTGCGGCACTCACTGGTGACGTACTACGGCGACCCGGCCCGCGACGCCGCGATGGACGCCTTCTACGCGGACTTCGTCCACCCCGGTGACCTGGTCTTCGACGTAGGGGCGCACGTCGGCGACCGGCTGGCCAGCTTTCGCCGCCTCGGCGCCCGGGTGGTGGCCGTCGAGCCGCAGCCACTGTGCGCACGGGTGCTCCGGACGCTCTACGGCGACGATCATCAGGTGACCCTCCTCGAGGCGGCCTGCGCGGCCCGGGCCGCCCCGGTCCGGCTGCACGTCAACTCCGCCAACCCCACCGTCTCCACGGTCTCCCCGCAGTTCATCGCGGCGGCCGCGGACGCCGCCGGGTGGGCGCACGAGACCTGGGACGCCGAGATCGGGGTCGCCGGCACCACCCTGGACCACCTGGTGGCGACGTACGGCACGCCAGCGTTCGTCAAGATCGACGTCGAGGGCTTCGAGGAGGCGGTGCTGGCCGGCCTGACCCGCCCGCTGCCGGCGCTGTCGTTCGAGTTCACCACGATCGCCCGCGACCTGGCGCTGCGCTGCCTCGACCGGGCCACCCGACTCGGCTTCACCGGGTTCAGCGTGGCGCTCGGCGACCAGATGTCCCTCGCCCTGCCCCGCCGGCTGCCGGCGGCCGAGGTGGCCGCCTACCTGGCGGCGCTGCCCTACGAGGTCAACTCCGGCGACGTGTACTGCACCGCGCCCGGCGGCTGA
- a CDS encoding ABC transporter ATP-binding protein yields MTLSESAAAPVDEVVLEAVGLTKHFPVRRRLRDLFSRTPAVVHAVDDVSFALRRGRVTALVGESGSGKSTVARLLAQIHPRTAGDIRLHGTSTRVRGGRRFRSYVRRVQLILQDPFASLNPVHTVRYHLTRSLRIHGNAGRGAEDLEAALGKLLTRVSLTPPERYLDAFPHELSGGQRQRVAIARALGADPEVLLADEPVSMLDVSIRLGVLNLLQDLTQRLDIAILYITHDIASARYFADETIVMYAGRMVEGGDSETVTQRPAHPYTRLLTDSAPDPERITGDGAGAAAGADRGQGEPPSLIAPPSGCRFHPRCPHAMRRCTTDLPPRLDIGDRPGHWAACWLYDPDTVAADAPGSAAPDADPTVPPPAPAVARDDTATPREAR; encoded by the coding sequence ATGACGTTGAGCGAGAGCGCGGCGGCGCCGGTCGACGAGGTGGTGCTGGAGGCCGTCGGCCTGACCAAGCACTTCCCCGTCCGCAGGCGGCTGCGTGACCTCTTCTCCCGGACGCCGGCCGTCGTGCACGCCGTCGACGACGTATCGTTCGCGCTGCGTCGCGGCCGGGTGACCGCGCTGGTCGGAGAGTCCGGCTCCGGCAAGTCCACCGTGGCGCGGCTGCTGGCCCAGATCCATCCCCGCACCGCCGGCGACATCCGCCTGCACGGCACCTCGACCCGGGTGCGCGGTGGGCGGCGGTTCCGGTCGTACGTGCGGCGGGTCCAACTGATCCTGCAGGACCCGTTCGCCTCGTTGAACCCGGTGCACACCGTCCGCTACCACCTGACCCGGTCGCTGCGGATCCACGGCAACGCCGGGCGCGGCGCGGAGGACCTGGAGGCGGCCCTGGGCAAACTGCTCACCCGGGTGAGCCTCACCCCGCCCGAGCGCTACCTGGACGCGTTCCCGCACGAGCTCTCCGGCGGCCAGCGGCAGCGCGTCGCCATCGCCCGGGCGCTCGGCGCCGACCCGGAGGTGCTCCTCGCCGACGAGCCGGTCTCCATGCTCGACGTCTCGATCCGCCTCGGCGTGCTCAACCTGCTGCAGGACCTCACGCAGCGGCTCGACATCGCCATCCTCTACATCACGCACGACATCGCCTCGGCCCGCTACTTCGCCGACGAGACGATCGTGATGTACGCCGGCCGGATGGTCGAGGGCGGCGACAGCGAGACCGTCACCCAGCGCCCGGCCCACCCGTACACCCGGCTGCTCACCGACTCCGCGCCCGACCCGGAGCGGATCACCGGCGACGGCGCCGGCGCGGCCGCCGGTGCGGACCGCGGTCAGGGCGAGCCGCCGAGCCTCATCGCCCCGCCGTCGGGCTGCCGGTTCCACCCCCGGTGCCCGCACGCCATGCGGCGCTGCACCACCGACCTGCCGCCCCGGCTGGACATCGGCGACCGCCCCGGCCACTGGGCGGCCTGCTGGCTCTACGACCCGGACACCGTCGCCGCCGACGCCCCCGGCTCCGCCGCGCCCGACGCCGACCCGACCGTGCCACCGCCCGCGCCGGCGGTCGCGCGGGACGACACCGCCACCCCGCGGGAGGCACGATGA
- a CDS encoding DMT family transporter, with translation MPATVTGEWLAGLGLGALGVLAFSLSLPATRVAVQQLDPWFVAFGRAVGAALLATAYLRLSRAPRPSRRQWWRLAVVAVGVVVGFPLFTSLALTAQTSAHGAVVVTVLPAMTAGFAVLRAGERPPPVFWVACLGGLLTVLAFLIVSGTVRGGLSAVDLFLLAAVVLCGLGYAEGGALARELGGARTICWALLLSLPATLPVTLLAGFAHPPRAGGTAWAAFGYLTVVSMFLGFFAWYAGLARGGVARIGQVQLAQPVLTLLWSALLLGETVGPASIGVALVVLGCVGLTQRARAGRAARPVTAQRPPAVVG, from the coding sequence GTGCCCGCGACGGTAACGGGGGAGTGGCTGGCCGGGTTGGGCCTCGGCGCCCTGGGGGTGCTCGCCTTCAGCCTGTCGTTGCCGGCGACCCGGGTCGCGGTGCAGCAGCTCGATCCCTGGTTCGTGGCCTTCGGGCGGGCCGTCGGGGCGGCGTTGCTGGCCACGGCGTACCTGCGGCTCAGTCGCGCACCGCGACCCTCCCGGCGCCAGTGGTGGCGGCTGGCGGTGGTCGCGGTCGGCGTGGTGGTGGGCTTTCCGCTGTTCACCTCGCTGGCGTTGACGGCCCAGACCTCCGCGCACGGCGCGGTCGTGGTCACCGTCCTGCCGGCCATGACCGCCGGGTTCGCGGTCCTGCGGGCCGGTGAGCGGCCACCGCCGGTGTTCTGGGTCGCCTGCCTCGGCGGCCTGCTCACCGTGCTCGCCTTCCTGATCGTGAGCGGCACGGTGCGGGGCGGGTTGTCGGCGGTCGACCTCTTCCTGCTGGCGGCGGTCGTCCTGTGCGGACTGGGCTACGCCGAGGGCGGTGCGCTGGCCCGGGAGCTGGGCGGCGCCCGGACGATCTGCTGGGCACTGCTGCTCTCGCTGCCGGCGACGCTGCCCGTCACGCTGCTCGCCGGGTTCGCCCACCCGCCCCGGGCCGGGGGCACCGCCTGGGCGGCCTTCGGCTACCTCACCGTGGTCTCGATGTTCCTGGGCTTCTTCGCCTGGTACGCGGGCCTGGCCCGGGGCGGGGTCGCCCGGATCGGCCAGGTGCAGCTCGCCCAGCCGGTGCTGACCCTGCTCTGGTCGGCGCTGCTGCTGGGCGAGACGGTGGGTCCCGCCTCGATCGGGGTGGCGCTGGTGGTGCTCGGCTGCGTCGGGCTGACCCAACGGGCCCGGGCCGGGCGGGCTGCGCGGCCCGTGACCGCTCAGCGACCGCCCGCCGTCGTCGGGTAG
- a CDS encoding ABC transporter permease: MTISPSSIEQVIPGQGAMAQPSAAPGRAKRRRFRFVANDKAATGLVILAVYCLFAVIGPWVAPYDPDARSADVLQAPSLRHWFGTTHLGQDIFSQILVGARSVMLVGLLAGVLATVLSILIGVTAGYLGGMPDEGLSALSNVFLVIPALPLIIIVTSIVEQASDTLVALIIGCTSWAWGARVLRAQTLSLRRRDYVEAARATGERTWRIILFEILPNLTAIIASGFVGTVIFAVMSEITLAFIGISSISSWNWGTILFWAQGQQALAQGAWWWFVPAGLAIALLGTALALINFGIDEFVSPRLRSAGRTRIRTADGRTVRMRVGFTPVLAPASRPVPAPREEVAP; this comes from the coding sequence ATGACCATCTCACCGTCGAGCATCGAGCAGGTCATCCCCGGTCAGGGGGCGATGGCCCAGCCGTCGGCCGCGCCGGGCCGGGCGAAGCGGCGCCGGTTCCGGTTCGTCGCCAACGACAAGGCCGCGACCGGCCTGGTCATCCTGGCCGTCTACTGCCTCTTCGCGGTGATCGGGCCGTGGGTGGCGCCGTACGACCCGGACGCGCGCAGCGCCGACGTGCTGCAGGCGCCGTCGCTGCGGCACTGGTTCGGCACCACCCACCTCGGTCAGGACATCTTCAGCCAGATCCTGGTCGGCGCCCGCAGCGTCATGCTGGTGGGCCTGCTCGCCGGCGTGCTGGCGACGGTCCTCTCCATCCTCATCGGGGTGACCGCCGGCTACCTCGGCGGGATGCCCGACGAGGGCCTGTCGGCGCTGTCCAACGTGTTCCTGGTCATCCCCGCCCTGCCGCTGATCATCATCGTGACGTCGATCGTCGAGCAGGCCAGCGACACGCTGGTCGCGCTCATCATCGGCTGTACGTCGTGGGCGTGGGGCGCCCGCGTGCTGCGCGCCCAGACGCTGTCGCTACGCCGCCGCGACTACGTCGAGGCGGCCCGGGCCACCGGCGAACGGACCTGGCGGATCATCCTGTTCGAGATCCTGCCCAACCTCACCGCGATCATCGCCTCCGGCTTCGTCGGCACCGTCATCTTCGCGGTCATGTCGGAGATCACCCTGGCGTTCATCGGCATCTCGTCGATCTCGTCGTGGAACTGGGGCACCATCCTCTTCTGGGCGCAGGGCCAGCAGGCCCTCGCGCAGGGCGCCTGGTGGTGGTTCGTGCCGGCAGGGTTGGCGATCGCGCTGCTCGGCACCGCCCTCGCCCTGATCAACTTCGGCATCGACGAGTTCGTGAGCCCCCGGCTGCGCAGCGCCGGCAGGACCCGGATCCGCACCGCCGACGGTCGCACCGTACGCATGCGGGTCGGCTTCACCCCCGTGCTGGCCCCGGCCTCCCGCCCGGTGCCGGCCCCCCGAGAGGAGGTCGCACCGTGA
- a CDS encoding LacI family DNA-binding transcriptional regulator has protein sequence MPITIADVATRAGVSKTTVSRVLNGKGEVHVHTADRVRAVISDLGYVPSARAVGLARGRTRVVGMLVPALTWPWMGEVLQGVADVVESEGYGLLLFTCTRGDESMRRFTSQVSAKSFDGLLVVEPEGTLDHITDLHERGLPVILIDDRGHQPGFPSVRTTNEAGARAAAAHLLAHGRKRPLVVTGLRRFGCTRERLAGFAAGYAEAGLPIDPALVVEGDFTFDCGRSAVRRLLADRVPFDAVFAHNDLSAAGALQALRDAGRRVPEDVAVVGFDDLPLAGHTHPPLSSVRQPLREMGAVAARTLIAHLGGTPLPGTPTVIPTSFTVRASTGAP, from the coding sequence GTGCCGATCACGATCGCCGACGTCGCCACCCGGGCGGGGGTGAGCAAGACGACCGTGTCCCGGGTGCTCAACGGCAAGGGCGAGGTGCACGTGCACACCGCCGACCGGGTGCGCGCGGTGATCAGCGACCTCGGGTACGTGCCGAGCGCCCGCGCCGTCGGCCTGGCCCGGGGGCGGACCCGGGTGGTCGGCATGCTGGTGCCCGCGCTCACCTGGCCCTGGATGGGCGAGGTGCTGCAGGGCGTGGCGGACGTCGTGGAGTCCGAGGGGTACGGGCTGCTGCTGTTCACCTGCACCCGAGGTGACGAGTCGATGCGCCGCTTCACCTCGCAGGTCTCCGCCAAGTCCTTCGACGGTCTGCTCGTGGTCGAGCCGGAGGGCACCCTCGACCACATCACCGACCTGCACGAACGCGGCCTACCGGTGATCCTGATCGACGACCGGGGCCACCAGCCCGGCTTCCCGTCGGTGCGGACCACCAACGAGGCCGGCGCGCGGGCGGCGGCGGCGCACCTGCTGGCCCACGGACGGAAACGGCCGCTGGTCGTCACCGGCCTGAGACGCTTCGGCTGCACCCGGGAGCGGCTCGCCGGGTTCGCGGCCGGGTACGCCGAGGCCGGCCTGCCCATCGACCCCGCCCTGGTCGTCGAGGGTGACTTCACCTTCGACTGCGGCCGGTCGGCGGTGCGCCGCCTGCTCGCCGACCGGGTCCCGTTCGACGCGGTCTTCGCCCACAACGACCTCTCCGCCGCCGGAGCGCTCCAGGCGCTGCGGGACGCCGGCCGGCGGGTTCCGGAGGACGTGGCGGTGGTCGGCTTCGACGACCTGCCGCTGGCCGGGCACACCCATCCACCGCTGAGCTCGGTGCGCCAGCCGTTGCGGGAGATGGGGGCGGTCGCCGCCCGTACCCTCATCGCCCACCTCGGCGGGACGCCGCTGCCCGGCACCCCGACCGTGATCCCGACGAGCTTCACCGTCCGGGCGTCGACCGGCGCCCCCTGA
- a CDS encoding YccF domain-containing protein: MVRIILNLLWLILGGGIVLALGYAVAALICFVLIITIPFGVASLRLAGYALWPFGRTLVQKPGAGVASCAANVLWVLLAGWWLALSHIVAGVTLCLTVIGIPFGVANFKLVPAALWPLGQHVVDAP, translated from the coding sequence ATGGTGCGAATCATCCTCAACCTGTTGTGGCTCATCCTCGGCGGCGGCATCGTCCTGGCCCTGGGCTACGCCGTCGCCGCGCTGATCTGCTTCGTCCTGATCATCACCATCCCGTTCGGGGTGGCCTCGCTGCGCCTCGCCGGCTACGCGCTCTGGCCCTTCGGCCGCACGCTCGTGCAGAAGCCGGGCGCCGGCGTCGCCTCCTGCGCGGCGAACGTGCTCTGGGTGCTGCTGGCCGGCTGGTGGCTGGCGCTGTCGCACATCGTCGCCGGGGTGACCCTCTGCCTCACCGTCATCGGCATCCCGTTCGGCGTCGCCAACTTCAAGCTCGTGCCGGCCGCGCTCTGGCCGCTCGGCCAGCACGTCGTCGACGCCCCCTGA
- a CDS encoding aminotransferase-like domain-containing protein — MDDGNAAHRVIQDLRRLVAAVPPGARLPSMRELTARHHASPVTVAEAVRHLVAEGLVETRPGQGTYAATRPARRPAPDLSWQTVALGSRRPGEDELRALLALPRPGAIPLSGGYLDPDLQPTAALGAALARAARQPAAWQRGPAEGRADLRAWFAREADAGLHADDLVICPGGQAALSCALRALAAPGDTLLVESPTYLGALATARAAGLRVVPVPTDADGVLPDQLAAAFARTGARLFYCQPLYANPTGATLAAHRRAPVAEAVRAAGAFLLEDDYARDLTIDGEAPPPLAADDRDGHVVYLRSLTKSSAPGLRIAAIGAHGPAGARLRSARLLDDLFVAGPLQQATLELVTAPAWSRHRRALRTALKSRREALLTALRRHLPDLVPPVPPRGGLHLWARLPDGVDDSAVAGAAAAEGVVVFPGRPWYAAEPPAPYLRLTHAAAPPDLMDEAVRRLARALAAT, encoded by the coding sequence ATGGATGACGGTAACGCAGCGCACCGCGTTATCCAAGATCTACGCCGACTGGTGGCCGCCGTCCCACCGGGGGCGCGGCTACCGTCGATGCGCGAGCTGACCGCCCGGCACCACGCCTCGCCGGTGACCGTCGCCGAGGCGGTCCGTCACCTGGTCGCCGAGGGACTGGTCGAGACCCGCCCGGGCCAGGGGACGTACGCCGCGACCCGGCCCGCCCGACGGCCCGCGCCGGACCTCTCCTGGCAGACGGTGGCCCTCGGCTCCCGCCGGCCCGGCGAGGACGAGCTACGCGCCCTGCTGGCGCTCCCGCGACCGGGGGCGATCCCGCTCTCCGGCGGTTACCTGGACCCCGACCTGCAGCCCACCGCCGCGCTCGGCGCCGCGCTCGCCCGGGCCGCCCGCCAGCCCGCCGCCTGGCAGCGCGGCCCGGCCGAGGGACGCGCCGACCTGCGTGCCTGGTTCGCCCGCGAGGCCGACGCCGGCCTGCACGCCGACGACCTGGTGATCTGCCCCGGCGGGCAGGCCGCGCTCTCCTGCGCGCTGCGCGCCCTCGCCGCGCCCGGCGACACCCTGCTCGTCGAGTCCCCGACCTACCTGGGCGCGCTCGCCACCGCCCGGGCCGCCGGGCTGCGCGTGGTCCCCGTCCCCACCGACGCCGACGGCGTCCTGCCCGACCAGCTCGCCGCCGCCTTCGCCCGCACCGGTGCCCGGCTCTTCTACTGCCAACCGCTGTACGCCAACCCGACCGGCGCGACCCTCGCGGCGCACCGTCGCGCCCCGGTCGCCGAGGCGGTCCGCGCCGCCGGGGCGTTCCTCCTCGAGGACGACTACGCCCGCGACCTCACCATCGACGGCGAGGCACCGCCACCGCTGGCCGCCGACGACCGGGACGGCCACGTGGTCTACCTGCGCTCGCTGACCAAGTCCAGCGCCCCCGGGCTGCGGATCGCCGCGATCGGGGCCCACGGCCCGGCGGGTGCCCGGCTGCGCTCGGCCCGGCTGCTCGACGACCTCTTCGTCGCCGGCCCCCTGCAACAGGCCACCCTGGAGCTGGTCACCGCCCCGGCCTGGTCCCGGCACCGCCGGGCCCTGCGCACCGCGCTGAAGAGCCGGCGCGAGGCGCTGCTGACCGCCCTGCGCCGGCACCTGCCCGACCTCGTCCCGCCGGTGCCGCCGCGCGGTGGCCTGCACCTCTGGGCCCGGCTGCCCGACGGCGTCGACGACAGCGCGGTGGCCGGCGCGGCCGCCGCCGAGGGGGTCGTGGTCTTCCCCGGCCGCCCCTGGTACGCCGCCGAACCGCCGGCACCGTACCTGCGGCTCACCCACGCCGCCGCGCCGCCCGACCTGATGGACGAGGCGGTCCGCCGGCTCGCCCGGGCGCTGGCAGCCACCTGA